In the Longimicrobiales bacterium genome, one interval contains:
- a CDS encoding amidohydrolase family protein: MSIRIPDVRVVVTALATTLALTLAVAPSASAQSFDLLIRGGRVLDGTGSPSINADVGVRDGVIVAVGDLAEATGSRTIDATGRFVTPGFIDMHSHADRALYSGNAALRSAPNLVAQGVTTLVFGPDGRNPTWPLSDEIAGYRSEGIGPNAIPMVGHGTVRGVAMGDDYTRHATDAEIATMVAEVRGGMEQGAWGLGAGPEYRPGRFSTTEEIIALAHVVAEYDGFYYSHQRSQSPLPLWLTPSMVADYTPPPTWPPGWRLTATDGMNETIRIGRETGIRVVGSHIKAKGPTTWGQSATDVMAINRARAEGVQVYLDQYPYETFGGGSVEVVPRFYYAPVGTERSGGFDDPMWNRRDFAPNYKTNLQAHLDDPVLREELITDTQYIIDLQGGAERHIIVQASSDHLVGRTLQDVADEHDMSPVDMAIHFAIAMGTPQNRSGVRYRGIAGSPEDVERYMTQEYTATSTDGGVVVDPGPGRHPRYFGTYPHKIATYVRDKGTITLPFFVRSSTGLPAQIIGLPDRGYVRVGQKADLVIFDFEAVQDHATITNPGGHNEGIEYVFVNGEAVVDGGELTGALPGEVLLRHEVRGR; the protein is encoded by the coding sequence ATGTCGATTCGGATCCCCGACGTTCGTGTCGTAGTGACCGCGCTGGCGACCACGCTCGCACTCACGCTCGCAGTGGCACCTTCTGCCTCTGCTCAGTCGTTCGATCTCCTCATCCGCGGTGGCCGCGTACTCGACGGCACCGGCAGTCCATCCATCAACGCGGACGTGGGCGTCCGTGACGGGGTGATCGTGGCAGTGGGTGATCTCGCCGAAGCCACCGGCTCGCGCACAATCGACGCGACCGGCCGTTTCGTGACGCCGGGGTTTATCGACATGCACTCCCATGCAGACCGAGCCCTGTATTCGGGTAATGCCGCCCTGCGGAGTGCCCCGAACCTCGTAGCTCAGGGAGTCACGACCCTGGTCTTTGGGCCAGACGGTCGGAATCCCACGTGGCCGCTCAGTGACGAGATCGCCGGGTACCGCAGTGAGGGCATCGGTCCGAATGCGATTCCGATGGTCGGACACGGCACGGTGCGCGGCGTCGCCATGGGAGACGACTACACGCGTCACGCCACCGACGCTGAGATTGCCACGATGGTCGCGGAGGTCAGAGGAGGCATGGAGCAAGGGGCCTGGGGCCTCGGGGCCGGCCCCGAGTACCGGCCCGGACGATTCTCCACGACTGAAGAAATCATCGCCTTGGCCCACGTCGTCGCCGAATACGACGGCTTCTACTACTCGCACCAACGCAGTCAGTCGCCGCTTCCGCTCTGGCTCACTCCGAGTATGGTCGCGGACTACACCCCGCCGCCGACGTGGCCACCGGGATGGCGCCTGACCGCCACGGACGGGATGAACGAGACGATCCGCATCGGGCGGGAGACCGGAATCCGTGTGGTTGGTTCACACATCAAGGCGAAAGGCCCGACTACGTGGGGCCAGTCGGCCACGGATGTGATGGCGATTAATCGCGCACGAGCTGAAGGCGTGCAGGTGTATCTCGACCAGTACCCGTACGAGACGTTTGGCGGTGGTTCGGTCGAGGTCGTGCCGCGCTTCTACTACGCCCCAGTCGGGACGGAGCGGAGCGGTGGTTTCGACGATCCCATGTGGAACCGTCGTGACTTTGCGCCGAACTATAAAACCAACCTACAGGCCCATCTCGACGATCCAGTTCTGCGTGAAGAACTGATCACGGACACGCAATACATCATCGACCTGCAGGGTGGGGCAGAGCGGCACATCATCGTGCAGGCTTCGAGTGACCACCTGGTGGGACGAACGCTTCAAGACGTAGCGGACGAGCACGACATGAGCCCGGTCGACATGGCGATCCACTTCGCGATCGCGATGGGCACGCCGCAGAACCGGTCAGGGGTTCGTTATCGCGGAATCGCGGGCTCGCCCGAAGACGTCGAGCGCTACATGACGCAGGAGTACACCGCAACGTCCACGGACGGTGGTGTCGTGGTCGACCCTGGACCGGGCCGACATCCGCGCTACTTCGGCACGTATCCGCACAAAATCGCGACTTATGTGCGTGACAAAGGCACGATCACGTTGCCGTTCTTCGTTCGATCGTCGACCGGGTTACCGGCACAGATCATTGGGCTTCCGGACCGAGGTTATGTGCGCGTGGGCCAGAAGGCCGACCTCGTGATCTTCGATTTCGAGGCCGTACAGGACCACGCGACGATCACGAATCCGGGCGGCCACAACGAGGGCATCGAGTACGTGTTCGTGAATGGAGAAGCGGTCGTGGATGGTGGGGAATTGACCGGGGCGTTGCCGGGTGAGGTGTTGCTGCGGCACGAGGTCAGAGGGAGATAA
- a CDS encoding aldehyde dehydrogenase family protein, whose translation MEILKSYNPANGEVVGEVRVTPASEIPALVTRARAAQKGWDALGLEERAEVIRKASAIFAERAQANGEIMTREMGKPLKEAVGEAKSVGHMDHELDEMVAALSPEVVEDPRLRSTIYHDPLGVVGAITPWNFPISMPAWMILPALAAGNTVIFKPSEETPLCGQAYADALNEVLPEDVLIVVHGADDQGKAIVQSDVDMIAFTGSREVGKHIMREAAGTLKRVVLELGGKDPMIVLEHADITKAAKFAMWNSFRNAGQVCVSTERIFVLDSVAEEFESALAEMTATMKIGDGMDNPDMGPMVNSVQRDHVLSQLDAAISAGAKVLVGGEGHHDNFIIPTVLTDVTEDMDIACTETFGPVAFVTRVSSVDEAVDKANDTHFGLGAVVFGEDTDDTAAVARRLTAGMIGMNRAAGGAVGTPWVGARQSGLGFHKSPDGHKQFTQARVVTAPL comes from the coding sequence ATGGAAATCCTCAAGTCATACAACCCAGCCAACGGCGAGGTCGTGGGCGAAGTCCGGGTCACGCCCGCATCCGAGATCCCGGCTCTGGTCACACGCGCCCGTGCAGCGCAGAAGGGTTGGGATGCTCTCGGTCTCGAGGAACGCGCTGAGGTCATCAGGAAGGCGAGTGCGATCTTCGCCGAGAGGGCGCAAGCAAATGGCGAGATCATGACGCGCGAGATGGGCAAACCACTCAAGGAAGCAGTGGGTGAAGCGAAGTCGGTCGGGCACATGGACCACGAGCTGGATGAGATGGTCGCAGCACTCAGTCCCGAGGTCGTCGAAGACCCTCGTCTGCGCTCGACGATTTATCACGATCCGCTGGGCGTTGTGGGTGCGATCACACCCTGGAACTTCCCGATATCGATGCCGGCCTGGATGATCCTCCCGGCGCTCGCAGCCGGAAATACTGTGATCTTCAAGCCGTCTGAAGAGACTCCGCTGTGTGGCCAGGCCTACGCTGACGCACTCAACGAAGTGCTCCCTGAGGACGTTCTGATCGTTGTTCACGGCGCGGACGATCAAGGCAAAGCCATCGTTCAGTCTGACGTTGATATGATCGCCTTCACCGGGTCCCGGGAAGTCGGGAAACACATCATGCGGGAGGCCGCCGGCACCTTGAAGCGCGTCGTGCTGGAGCTCGGCGGAAAGGACCCCATGATCGTGCTCGAGCACGCCGACATCACGAAGGCGGCTAAGTTCGCGATGTGGAATTCCTTCCGAAACGCCGGTCAGGTCTGCGTCTCCACAGAGCGCATCTTCGTATTGGACTCGGTAGCCGAAGAGTTCGAGTCGGCTCTAGCGGAGATGACGGCCACAATGAAGATCGGCGACGGCATGGATAACCCTGACATGGGCCCGATGGTGAACTCGGTTCAGCGAGACCACGTGCTCTCCCAACTGGACGCAGCAATTTCGGCAGGTGCCAAGGTCTTGGTCGGCGGTGAGGGTCATCACGACAACTTCATCATCCCGACTGTGCTCACCGATGTCACGGAGGACATGGACATCGCCTGCACCGAGACGTTCGGACCCGTCGCTTTTGTCACCCGCGTCTCGTCGGTCGATGAAGCAGTGGACAAAGCGAACGACACTCATTTCGGCTTGGGTGCCGTCGTGTTCGGGGAGGACACTGACGACACAGCGGCCGTCGCGAGAAGACTGACCGCCGGTATGATCGGGATGAATCGGGCGGCAGGTGGTGCGGTCGGCACGCCTTGGGTCGGCGCTCGGCAGAGCGGCCTAGGCTTCCACAAGTCACCTGACGGGCACAAGCAATTCACTCAGGCGCGGGTCGTCACCGCGCCGCTCTAG
- a CDS encoding endonuclease/exonuclease/phosphatase family protein translates to MCRGSRFVVGLFVLLACAPPSVSAQATLRVAAYNIKHGRGMDEQVDLRRISEVLRGLDADVITLQEVDKNTERTGGVDQVAVLAELLGYQGFHGAHRPYQGGEYGNAVLTRLPVGRVITHQIPEAAGSKLAVHEVQIAGGPRGVISIVSVHLAGAPEERFAQADSVTKLFAEAEHPVVLAGDFNSRRGDRVMGLLRDSWQILDKGGDANTFPSDAPDREIDFVLVRPAGTFELIKHVVIDEAVASDHRPILAVFRVW, encoded by the coding sequence ATGTGCAGAGGTAGCCGCTTCGTGGTCGGGTTGTTCGTGTTGCTCGCGTGCGCCCCTCCATCTGTCTCGGCACAAGCGACGCTCCGGGTCGCGGCGTACAACATCAAGCACGGCCGCGGTATGGACGAGCAGGTCGACTTGCGGCGTATCTCCGAGGTCCTCCGGGGCCTGGATGCCGACGTCATAACTCTTCAGGAAGTCGACAAGAACACGGAACGGACGGGTGGCGTAGATCAGGTCGCTGTCTTGGCCGAACTGCTTGGCTACCAAGGCTTCCACGGAGCGCACCGACCGTACCAGGGAGGTGAGTACGGCAACGCGGTGCTGACTCGACTTCCGGTGGGACGCGTGATCACCCATCAGATCCCAGAGGCTGCGGGGAGCAAGCTCGCTGTTCACGAAGTCCAGATTGCAGGTGGGCCTCGAGGTGTCATCTCGATCGTGTCTGTTCACTTGGCGGGTGCGCCTGAGGAGCGATTTGCTCAGGCCGACTCCGTGACCAAGCTCTTTGCAGAAGCCGAACATCCCGTGGTGCTGGCCGGCGACTTCAACTCACGCCGGGGCGACCGCGTCATGGGTCTGTTGAGGGACTCTTGGCAAATCCTCGACAAGGGTGGTGACGCGAATACGTTTCCATCTGATGCGCCCGACCGCGAGATCGACTTCGTATTGGTGCGTCCCGCGGGCACGTTCGAGTTGATTAAACACGTCGTGATCGACGAGGCGGTCGCTTCGGACCACCGTCCGATCCTAGCGGTGTTCAGGGTCTGGTAG
- a CDS encoding arginine deiminase family protein: MYQSDVAPMRRVLLKHARDAFLSGSRIDEQWRDLNYLGAPDFEEACRESDALAVLLEELGVVVEWMPPSDVGMDSLYVRDASIVTNAGAILCQMGKGARRGEPARHGAEYVELGVHVLGAIEGDGTVEGGDVTWLSSECLAVGRGYRTNQDGIDQLRSLLPDEVELLEVPLPHWKGPGDVFHLMSVISPLAEDLLLVYSPLLPVPFRESLLKRGFSLVEVPDAEFHSMGCNVLAVSPRVAVAVDGNPETRVRMEAAGVEVHTYPGEEISQKGCGGPTCLTRTLERDMGGPF, encoded by the coding sequence ATGTATCAGTCCGACGTAGCACCCATGCGGCGTGTTCTGTTGAAGCACGCGCGTGATGCTTTTCTGAGCGGATCGCGGATCGACGAGCAGTGGCGTGATCTCAACTACCTCGGGGCCCCGGACTTCGAAGAGGCGTGTCGAGAAAGTGACGCATTGGCCGTGCTGCTCGAAGAACTCGGAGTGGTCGTCGAGTGGATGCCCCCATCGGATGTGGGCATGGACTCTCTCTACGTGAGGGATGCGTCGATTGTGACCAACGCGGGTGCCATTCTCTGTCAGATGGGGAAGGGTGCCCGGCGGGGTGAGCCTGCTCGACACGGTGCCGAGTACGTCGAGCTTGGCGTACACGTTCTCGGCGCGATCGAGGGCGACGGCACCGTTGAAGGCGGGGACGTGACCTGGCTTTCGTCGGAGTGCCTGGCCGTGGGCCGCGGCTATCGCACGAACCAAGACGGCATCGACCAACTGCGCTCACTCTTGCCTGATGAGGTGGAGTTGCTCGAAGTGCCGCTCCCGCACTGGAAGGGACCGGGTGACGTCTTTCACCTCATGTCCGTGATCAGCCCACTCGCCGAAGACCTGTTGCTCGTGTACTCGCCGCTGCTGCCCGTACCGTTTCGGGAGTCACTTCTCAAACGGGGGTTCTCGTTGGTCGAAGTGCCCGACGCAGAGTTCCATTCCATGGGGTGCAACGTGTTGGCGGTCTCGCCCCGAGTCGCCGTCGCGGTGGATGGTAATCCAGAGACCCGCGTGCGTATGGAGGCGGCCGGTGTCGAGGTACATACGTACCCTGGTGAGGAGATCAGCCAGAAAGGATGTGGTGGCCCGACGTGTTTGACGCGCACTCTGGAGCGGGACATGGGCGGACCGTTCTAG